ACCTCTTCAAGGACCCCGACATCCGTCCCCTGCTCGTCATCATTTCCGACGGGAAGGCCAACGTGAGCCTGGGCGAGGAGCGCCCTTTAGCGGAGGCCTTCCGGGTCGCCGAACTCATTAAAGGGGAGCCTCGCATCAAGGCCCTTGTTGTGGATGTGGAAAATAACGGCTTCCTTTCCTTCGGTCTCGCCCAGCAGCTGGCAGCCGCACTGGAGGGGGACTACTACAAGCTCCAGGACCTGCGGGCGGAGCGGCTGCTGGAGGCGGTGCACGGCGCCCTGGCCAGATCCTGAACTTCTTTCAACTGCGTGATGGAGGGTTTTCTATAAAAAATTTTAAAGAAAGGAATGGGAACAGATATGGAACAAGTTCCGGAACAGGCCGCAAGGTATGTTTATCCCTTTACGGCAATCGTCGGCCAGGATGAGATGAAGCTTGCCCTGATCCTCAACGCCATCAACCCCAAGCTGGCCGGGGTCTTGATCCGGGGGGAAAAGGGGACGGCGAAGTCCACGGCTGTAAGGGCCCTGGCCGCCCTCCTTCCGGAGAACGATGTGGTTGCGGACTGCATCTTCGGCTGCGACCCGGATGATCTCACCACCATGTGTGGCTCTTGCCGGGAGCGGCTTTTGCGGGGGGAGGGGCTTCCCAGGGCGAGGCGGAAAATGCGCGTTGTGGACCTCCCCGTGTCGGCCACCGAAGACCGGGTGGTTGGAACGCTCGACCTCGAGGAGGCGATCAAGAAGGGGGAGAAGCGCTTCGAGCCCGGGGTGCTGGCCGAGGCCAACCGCGGCATCCTCTACGTGGACGAGGTCAACCTTTTGGATGACCACATCGTCGACGTGATGCTTGACTCCGCGGCGATGGGGGTAAACACCGTAGAGCGGGAAGGGGTATCCTTTACCCACCCTGCCAACTTCATTCTCGTGGGGACGATGAACCCGGAAGAAGGGGAGCTGCGCCCCCAGCTCCTCGACCGCTTCGGGCTCTGCGTCCAGATTACAGGGATCCTTGATCCCGCCCTGAGGGTAGAGGTGGTAAGGAGAAGGGTCGCCTTCGAAGAGGACCCCGCCGGATTCTGCGCCGCCTGGGAAGGTGAGCAGGAAAGGCTCAGGCAGAAGATCCTTGCAGCGAAGGGGCTCCTGCCGCGGGTGCAGGTGCCGGAGAAGCTCCTCTACCTCATCGCCGAGATCGCCATCGAAATGGGGGTGGACGGGCACCGCGCCGACCTCATCATGATGAAGGCCGCCAAGACCATGGCAGCCTTCGAGGGGCGGGAGGAAGTCACCGAGGAGGACATCAGGTCCACGGCCGACCTCGCCCTGCGCCACCGGATGCGCCGCAGGCCCTTCCAGGAGATCGACCTCGACCAGAAGAAGCTGGAGGGGATCCTGGAACGGGGCGCCGTCCACACCCTCCCCCACGCCCACGTTCACGCCCATGCCCACAGCCACCCCCACGGGCACCACCACCACCCTTTTCAAGGCAAGCGCCCGGAGTAGCGGGTCAGGCGTTGGGAGGGGCTGCCCTTGATTGAGATCCGGGGCCTTTGCAAGTATTACGGGCAAATCAAAGCCGTAGATCACCTTGATCTAACCATCCGGTCGGGGGAGGTTTTCGGGCTTTTGGGGCCCAACGGGGCGGGGAAAACGACGACCGTGCGCCTTCTCACGACCCTGGCGCGGCCTACGGCGGGGGAGGTTTTCATCAACGGCTGGGAGGTGACCCGAAACGCCTCGCAGGTGAAGAAAGAGATCGGGGTCGTTCCCCAGCACATCAACCTCGACCAGGAGCTGACTGCCAGGGAAAACCTCGAGCTGCACGGGCGCCTGTACAGGATGCCGGCCCGGGAAAGAAGGGCAAGGATCCAGGAGCTCCTTGCCTTTGTGGGCCTCGAGGACCGTGCCGGTACACCTGTTGAGCATTTTTCGGGGGGAATGAAGAGGAGGTTGATGATTGCCCGCGCCCTGCTCCACAATCCCCGCGTCCTGTTTTTAGACGAGCCCACCGTCGGCCTCGATCCCCAGGTGCGCCGCCGCCTCTGGGATTTAATCCGCAGCCTCAACGGTCAGGGGATCACGATCCTCCTGACAACCCACTACATCGAGGAGGCCGAGCTCCTCTGCCACCGGGTCGGGATCTTGAACAAGGGCAGGCTCATCGCCCTCGGCACACCCGAGGAGCTGAAGGCGAGGGTGGGCAAGGTTGTGGTGGAGGTGCCGAACCAGAACGCCACCGAATACCGGGTTTTCGAAAACCGGGAGCAGGCCCTCCGGTATGCGGCGGCGCTGGACCGCGATGTGGTGATTAGAGAGGCCAACCTCGAAGACGTTTTCGTAGAACTGACGGGCCATAAAGTAGGTGACTGAATGCGGGATACTTACACCGTTTTCTGGCGTGACTTCTTGATGCTTCGTAAGAGGTTCCTGCGGTTTTTTGCAGGAAGCATGGTGAGCCCCCTGCTTTATCTCACGGCTTTCGGCTGGGGTCTCGGGAGAAACATCCAGTTCGGGGGAACGAGCTACCTCGACTTCGTCGTGCCGGGCATTCTGGCCTTGAGCGCCATGAACGGAAGCTACAACGCCACGGGCACTTCCCTCAACATCAGCCGCCTCTACCACAAGACGCTTGAGGAGTTCCTGGTTTCCCCCATCAGCGTCTGGTCCCTCGTGCTGGGCAACGTGCTCGGAGGAGTTTTACGCGGCCTGATCTCTGCGGCGATCATCCTTGTTCTGGCCTTTTTCTTCGGCGCCCGCATGCACCTCAACCTTTGGTTCTTTGCGGCTCTGTTTCTCACCTGTTTTCTCTTTGCCTCCCTGGGTCTGGTCGCCGCGATGCTGGTCAACTCCCACGAGGACATGGCCCGCTTCGGGACCTTTGTCATTCTTCCCATGAGCTTCCTGTGCGGGACCTTCTTCCGGGTGGAAAAGTTTCCGCCCCTTGTCGCCGGTTTTGTCCAGGTCCTCCCCCTCACCCACTCCGCCCTTGCGCTCCGGGCCGCGGCGCTGGGCGCGGAGTTTCCCTTCGCTTCTCTGGGGGTTTTGGCAGGGTACGCCGCGCTTTTCTTCGGCCTCGGGTTTTGGGTTACCTTGCGGGTGGAATGAGGGCTTTCCGGCCGTGAGGGGGAGAAAAGTTCCAGGCTCATGCAAGCAAGAGCATGCAATCAAGAATCAGAGATCATCCGAAAAAAGTAGATGAGAGGAGGAGAGCAAAATGAAAAAGATTGCGGCCGTCATGTGGCACAGCCACACAACCACGATGCGGCGGGCCGGAGAGCTGGTGAAGGATCTTCTCGACCTTTGCTGCTATTCGGCCCGCTTTCTCGAGGAAGGAAAGGAGGATCTGGCGCGCGCTCTGGAAGACATAAAAGAAGCCGACCTCGTCCTTTTCTACCGCTCTACAGGTGAGGCCGTCTGGGAGGAGCTGGAGGCTGCCGCCAGGGAAGCCGGCAGGCCCCTTGTCTGCACGGCCCACGA
Above is a genomic segment from Bacillota bacterium containing:
- a CDS encoding ABC transporter permease, producing MRDTYTVFWRDFLMLRKRFLRFFAGSMVSPLLYLTAFGWGLGRNIQFGGTSYLDFVVPGILALSAMNGSYNATGTSLNISRLYHKTLEEFLVSPISVWSLVLGNVLGGVLRGLISAAIILVLAFFFGARMHLNLWFFAALFLTCFLFASLGLVAAMLVNSHEDMARFGTFVILPMSFLCGTFFRVEKFPPLVAGFVQVLPLTHSALALRAAALGAEFPFASLGVLAGYAALFFGLGFWVTLRVE
- a CDS encoding ATP-binding cassette domain-containing protein, with translation MIEIRGLCKYYGQIKAVDHLDLTIRSGEVFGLLGPNGAGKTTTVRLLTTLARPTAGEVFINGWEVTRNASQVKKEIGVVPQHINLDQELTARENLELHGRLYRMPARERRARIQELLAFVGLEDRAGTPVEHFSGGMKRRLMIARALLHNPRVLFLDEPTVGLDPQVRRRLWDLIRSLNGQGITILLTTHYIEEAELLCHRVGILNKGRLIALGTPEELKARVGKVVVEVPNQNATEYRVFENREQALRYAAALDRDVVIREANLEDVFVELTGHKVGD
- a CDS encoding AAA domain-containing protein → MEQVPEQAARYVYPFTAIVGQDEMKLALILNAINPKLAGVLIRGEKGTAKSTAVRALAALLPENDVVADCIFGCDPDDLTTMCGSCRERLLRGEGLPRARRKMRVVDLPVSATEDRVVGTLDLEEAIKKGEKRFEPGVLAEANRGILYVDEVNLLDDHIVDVMLDSAAMGVNTVEREGVSFTHPANFILVGTMNPEEGELRPQLLDRFGLCVQITGILDPALRVEVVRRRVAFEEDPAGFCAAWEGEQERLRQKILAAKGLLPRVQVPEKLLYLIAEIAIEMGVDGHRADLIMMKAAKTMAAFEGREEVTEEDIRSTADLALRHRMRRRPFQEIDLDQKKLEGILERGAVHTLPHAHVHAHAHSHPHGHHHHPFQGKRPE